The Marinihelvus fidelis genome segment GGTAATCGACTCTCAAAAATCTACACACGAACCGGCGATGCCGGCGACACCGGCCTGGGCGATGGCTCCCGGGTCGACAAGGACAGCCCGCGCGTCGAGGCCTTCGGCACCGTGGACGAACTCAATTCAACGGTCGGGCTGCTGCTCGCCAGTGAACTGCCCGATGACGTGCGCACCACCCTGACACGGCTGCAGCACGAGTTGTTCGACCTGGGCGGCGAGTTGTGCATGCCGGGCTACACGATGATTCCGGACGAGTACGTCGAGGCACTGGAGAACGATCTCGACCGGTTCAACGAGGATCTGCCGCCATTGAAGGACTTTATCCTGCCCGGTGGTTCGGAAGCCGCGGCGCGATGCCACCTGGCGCGGGTCACCTGCCGGCGGGCCGAGCGTCGCGTAGTGACGCTGGGCAAACTCGAGGACACCAACCCGGTCAGCGCCCGGTACCTGAACCGGCTGTCGGACCTGTTGTTTGTGCTGGCCCGGGTTTTGGCGCGTGC includes the following:
- a CDS encoding cob(I)yrinic acid a,c-diamide adenosyltransferase, with amino-acid sequence MGNRLSKIYTRTGDAGDTGLGDGSRVDKDSPRVEAFGTVDELNSTVGLLLASELPDDVRTTLTRLQHELFDLGGELCMPGYTMIPDEYVEALENDLDRFNEDLPPLKDFILPGGSEAAARCHLARVTCRRAERRVVTLGKLEDTNPVSARYLNRLSDLLFVLARVLARADGGSEVLWVHGDRRDG